Sequence from the Acidimicrobiales bacterium genome:
CGACGTCCTCGCCGGTGCCTCCCGCCACCTCGAGCGGGTTGAGGCGCGCCGTGCCGCCCGGGGACAGGCGCACTCGGCAGGCGCCGAGGGCCTCGGCGAGCGGTCCGTACTCCCCCTTCGGGTCGAGGACGACGACGCGCCTGCCGAAGGCGGCGTGGCGGTAGAGGTACGACTTGACGAAGGCGCTCTTGCCGCGCCCGATCTGGCCGAACACGACGAGGTTGGGGTTCGAGACGGCTCCCGCCTCGTAGAGCTCGAACGGATCGTGGGCGAAGAGCCCACCGAGCAGGTCGCGTCCGACGACGACCTTGGCGGCCGGCAGCGGCCGGCTCGCCATCGCCGGGTACGCGGCGCCGAGCTGCGCCGTGGTGGCCTCGTGCACCGGCAGCCTCACGGCGAGCAACCCCTGCCGACGGGCAGCGAGCAGCAGAACGCCTCGGCCTGGTTGCCGTAGAGCCGCTGCAGCTCGAGGTGGCACGCGGCCGCGGCGCGCTCGAGCGCCTCGCAGGAGGGCTCGAGGGCTGCGGGGTCGGCCGCACTCACCGTGACGTAGCCGGAGAAGCGGAAGGCCGCGTGGCCGTCGGCCAGCTCGACCTCCCGCCGCAGCACCGCCTCCTGCTCGCGCCGGCGCCTCGCGGTCAGGGCGAAGCCGTGCTGCCGGCGCAGCGCCGCGTCCGCGGCGCTGGCGGTCCGGGCGTGCTCGACGGCACGCGCCGCGACGTGGGGCGCGACGGGCGCCATCACGAGCGAGACCGCCCGCCTCAGGCGCGCCCCGACGAGCAGGGGGTGGAGGAAGTCGGTGCCGACCGCGGCGCGCGGCCACTCCGCGATCCAGTAGGTCGCGTGCCAGGTCCCGTCGGTCCGAAACATCGACCACTGCTCCTCGATCGCGACGGGCCAGGGCCAGCTGCTCCGCGCGCGCCCCTGGGGATCGACGCCGCGTGAGACGAGGGCGGCCAGCGCGGCACGCGACGGGACCCGCTGCACGCTGAGGCCCGCCTCCTCGCAGGCCTCGCGCAGTCCTCGGAGCACCCCCGCGAGCGTCGCGGCGGCGCGAGCGGCGCGCTCGTCGTGCCGGTCGGCTCGTGGGCCGTCGACGCTGACGACGAGGAGGAGCTCGTGGACGAGCGTCGCGGCCACCTCGGCATCGAGCAGCGAGGCGTACGAGCGCCTCGCCCGGAGCAGCGCGGGCGAGTCGTTCGGCGCCGCCTGCGCGAGGCGCGCGCGGTAGAGCTCGCCGCGGTCGGGCAGTGTCCGCTCGATCCACTGGAGTCGGGCGAGCGAACCGGAACGAACCTGGCCGGCGAGCAGGCTCGACCAGCGCGCGACGCGCGCCGTGCGCTCGGCGTCGCCCAGCAGCGCGAACCCCTCGCCGCCCACCTCCAGGACCGCGCTGAGGCGGCCCTCGCCGCGGTCGAGGAGCGCCCCGAACCGGCCGAGCGCTGCGCTCTCGACCTCGAGGAGCTCGAAGGCCGCGAGCGGCCCCGGGGCCCGCCGGCCGCCGGGGCCCCGCTCGATCGCCACCACCTCTCGCGACGCGCCCGAGAGCGCCTTGCGCGAGAAGCCCGCGACGACGGGGAGCCACTCCTCGAGCGTGCGCCCCCTGACGGGCCAGAAGGCCAGGGCGAGCGCCGCGAGGACGAGGACGAGCGCGAGCGGCACGCCGAGCGCGAGGCGCAGGGTGCGCAGGAGGGCCACCGCCGCGACGAGGACGGTGGCGAGGAGGAGGGCCTGAGAGGAGCGCACGCCCGCGATGAGTCCCCTCCGGTCCCGTGGCCCGAAGCTGACGCGGCGCGCGGCCTCAGGACGCATCGCCCGCGCCGGGACCGTCGGCCTCGGCGTCACCGGCGAGGCCCGCGAGCGAGCGCTCGCGCGCCGCCAGCTCCGCGCTGATCTCGGCGAGCGCGGCGTCGAAGTCGGGGCCGCCGACGGGCGAGCCCTCGGCGAGCTCGAGCTCGGGTGGCTCACCGCCCCCGTACGCTGGCACGCTGGCGCCGAGCGCGAGCGACGCCCCGGCCCGCACGCCGCGCCGCGCACGGCCCGCGACTCCCTCCAGGTGGGAGACGGCGCCCGACTCGACGACGGGCACGAGGCGCAGGAGGGCGAAGGGGGCGGTGCTCGCGAGCACGAGAAGGGCGACGCCCTCGACGGCGCCGGCCATCCCCGCCTGGGCGCCGATCACGGATCCGGCGAGGGCCAGGACCCCCGCGATCACGAGCTTCGAGGCGAGCAGCGCCGCCACCGTCTCGCCGAGGCGGCGCGCCCAGTGGGACGTTGCCGGCCACACGAGGCCGGCGAGGGCGAGCGGCAGGAAGAGCGCGGCGACAGCGATCGCCGCGGCGCGCACGACGAGCTCGAACCAGAGCACCACCGCGACGAGCGCGGCACACGCGGCGACGAGCGCGCCGCCGAAGCCCGCGCCGACGACGCCGTTCGAGAGGAGGTCGGACCCGAGGCCGCCGAGGAGGCGGTGCACCGACGGACCGGCGCTCGCGAGGAGCGCGGCGCTCAGCTCGTCGGTCGCCCGCAGGCCGAGGCCGACGAGCTCCACCGCCGCACCGCCGAGCAGGAGCGCGAGCGGCAGGCGAACGAGGACGGTGCGACCGAGCGACGCCAGGTCCTGGTGCAGCACCGCCTGGATCACGGCGAGCAGGAGCAGCGGCACGGCGACGAGGGCGCCGAGCGCGACGGAGCGCTCGAGCACCGGGGTGGCGCCCTGCCCGAGCACGGGCGTCGTCGTCGACGTGAGCGCTCGGCCGAGCGACGACACGACGAGCGCCGCACCCGAGGCGACCCAGCGCGTCAGCTCGCGCAAGATGAGGTCGCCGATCGCCTTCGGCGTGAGCGGGATGCCGAGGAGGGAGAGGGCGAGCCGGGCGTCGAGGAGCCCGCGACGCGGTCCCATCGCCTAGTGGAAGCTCTGGCCGGCGCGGAAGAGGAAGTTCAGCACGGTCGGCGCCGCCCCGATCACGAGGGCGGCGGCCCCCGAGACGAGCACGGCACGCCGCCCCGTCGCGGCGTGCTGGTAGTTGTTCGTGTGCGAGCCGAGGGCCCACGCTGCGGCGCCGACGACGAGCCCGACGAGCGACGCGAGCAGCGCCCAGAAGCCGAGACCGTTCGCGAGCTGCTCGAGCGTGTGGCTTCCCGGCAGCGCACCGGCGCTCGGGTCGAGGCTCAAGCCGGCGGTGGCGAGCGCGATGCGGTGGGACATCCGAACCTCCTTCGTCGGAGGAGCTGACCGGCGGACCGGTCGCGACGGTGGAAGGCCGGGGAGTCCCGACGAGCCGGGGGCGCCAGTCGCGCCACCCGATGCGATCCTAGGCGCGCTCTCAGTGTACTTCAATCCCCACCGGGCGCAGGCTCGCAGCTGCCATGCTTGCACCGTGCACGAAGGAGTGCCCAGCTGAACGCGCTCGTACAGGTCAGCACGCTCGAGCTCGCCGTCGCCGCCGCGGCCGTGGCCGCCGCCCTCGTCCTCGCAGCTGCCCTCGGGCGGCGTCGCAGCGCGCGCCCGCTGCGCCAGCGCCTCCTCGACCTCGGCTCGCGCCTCGGGGCCGAGCCGCCGACGAGCGAGCCGCGCAGCCTGGAGGAGGCGATGAGCCACCTCGAGCGGGCGACGGAGGCGGCCGCGGAGACCGTCGCCGAGGCGAGCGCCGAGGCGATCCGCCTCCGGCGCGCCCTCGACCGCCTCGACCAGGCGGTGATCGTCTGCGACGAACGCGGCGAGGCGGTCTTCCGAAACTCCCGGGCGATCGGCCTGCTCGCCAACCGGCACGCGGACGCCCTCGCCGCGCAGGCCGTCGACGAGCTCCTCGCGCAGGCCGCCTCGGGCGGCCCGAGCGAGCGCACGCTCGAGCTCTACGGGCCCCCGCGGCGCAGCCTGCACATGCGCGCCGAGAGCATCGACAACGGGCAGCGCTCCATCGGCGTCATCGCCGTGATCGAGGACGTCTCGGACCGCCGGCGCCTCGAGGAGGTCCGACGCGACTTCGTCGCCAACGTGAGCCACGAGCTGAAGACGCCGATGGGCGCGCTCGGCCTGCTCGCCGAGACGCTGCTCGCCGAGACCGAGCCGGAGGTCTCACGGCGCCTCGCCCAGCGCATCCACACGGAGGCCTTCCGTATCTCCCGCATCATCGACGACCTCCTCGACCTGTCCCGCATCGAGAGCGAGTCGTCGCCGCCGCGCGAACCCGTGCTCGTCAACCTCGTCATGGCCGAGGCGGCCGAGCGGGTCCGGGCCGCCGCGGAGCAGCGGCAGGTCACCGTGAAGCTGGAGGAGCCCGACCCGCCCCTCGCTGTCCTCGGCGACCGCCGCCAGCTCACCTCCGCGGTCTACAACCTGCTCGAGAACGCCGTGAAGTTCTCCTACGAGGGCGGCGTCGTGCTCTGCAGCGGCGCCGTCGAGGGTGACGAGGCGGTCATCGCCGTGACCGACCGCGGCATCGGCATCCCGTCGCGAGACCTCGAGCGCATCTTCGAGCGCTTCTACCGGGTCGACCACGGCCGGAGCCGCTCGACGGGAGGGACCGGCCTCGGCCTCGCTATCGTCCGCCACGTGGCGCAGAACCACCACGGGAGCGTGACCGTGGAGTCGCGCGAGGGCGAGGGAGCGACCTTCACCCTCCGGCTGCCCCTGCACGGGCGGGGCGAGCCGTGAGCGGGCCGACGACCGAGCACGCGTCCAGTGGCCAGATCAACGTGCTGCTGGTGGAGGACGAGGAGTCCTTCGTCGACGCGCTCGTCGTCGGGCTCGAACGCGAGGGCTTCGCCCTCACCGTCGCGCGAGACGGCATGGAGGCGCTCGCCAGGTTCCAGGAGCACGAGCCCGACCTCGTCCTGCTCGACGTGATGCTGCCGAGGATGTCGGGCATCGACGTGTGCCGCTCGATCCGGTCGCGCTCGTCGGTCCCCATCATCATGGTCACCGCCAAGTCGACCGAGATCGACACCGTCGTGGGCCTCGAGGTCGGCGCCGACGACTACGTGGCGAAGCCGTACCGACTGCGCGAGCTCGTGTCGCGCATGCGAGCCGTGCTGCGCAGGACGCCGCGCGAGCTGCCCCCGGCCGCGCCGCGCGAGAGCGCGCCGGCGGCTCCGCCCGCGGCCGGCAACGTGCTCGAGGTCGCCGGCGTCCGCCTCGACCTCGACCGCCACGAGTGCACCGTACGGGGCCAGGAGGTGAGCCTCCCCCTCAAGGAGTTCGAGCTGCTCGAGCACCTCCTCCTCAACGCGGGCCGGGTGGTGACGCGCGACAGCCTGATCGACCGCGTCTGGGGCCTCGACTACGTCGGCGACACGAAGACGCTCGACGTCCACGTGAAGCGCCTGCGCTCGAAGATCGAGCCGGACCCCTCGCGGCCGACGCTCATCACCACCGTGCGCGGCGTCGGCTACCGCTTCGAGGTCCCGCGCCCGCGCTGAGCGACCGGCGCTAGCCTCCGACGGGATGCCGAGCATCGAGGTCCAGGACCTCGTCGTCCGCTACGGCGCGCGCGTCGCCGTCGACCGGGTGAGCTTCGTCGTCGACCCGGGCGAGGTCGTGGCGCTGCTCGGGCGCAACGGAGCGGGCAAGACGACGACGGTCGAGACCCTGGAGGGCTACCGCCGCCCCGACGAGGGACGCGTGCGCGTCCTCGGCCTCGACCCCGTCGCCCACCACGACGCGCTCGTCGGGCGGATCGGGGTCATGCTCCAAGGTGGCGGCCTCTACCCGATGATGCCGCCGGAGCGGGCCATCCGGCTCTTCGCCGCGTACTACGAGCACCCCCGCGACCCGGCCGAGCTGGTCGAGCTGCTCGGCCTCGCCGAGGTGGCGCGCACGCCGGCGAAGCGCCTCTCGGGTGGCGAGCGCCAGCGGCTGTCGCTCGCGCTCGCGCTCGTCGGCCGGCCCGAGGTCGTCTTCCTCGACGAGCCCACGGCGGGCGTCGACCCGAGTGGCCGCCTCGTCATCCGGCGCGTCGTCGCCGACCTGCGTGCCGAGGGGGCCGCCGTCCTGCTCACCACGCACGAGCTCGCCGAGGCCGAGCGCATCGCCGACCGGGTGGTGATCCTCGAGCGCGGCCGGGTCGTCGCCAGCGGGGCGCCCGGCGACCTCGCGGCGCCCGAGGCGGCGATCCGTTTCGCCGCTTCGGGCCGCGTCGACCTCGACGCGCTCGGCGAGGCGCTGCACGCGCCGGTGACCGAGGAGGCGCCCGGGCGCTACCGGGTCGCGGCCGTCCCCGACCCCACCACCGTCGCCACGCTCACCGCCTGGCTCGCCGACCACGACGTCGCGCTCGCCGACCTGCGCACGGGGGGGCGCAGCCTCGAGGAGGTCTTCCTCGAGCTCGTCGGACCCGACGGCGACGGGCTCGGCGCCCGATGAGCCGGCGCGCGCTCGCCGCGCAGTTCGCCGCCGAGGTCCGCATGACCCTCGAGCGCGGCGAGTCGCTCCTCGTCACCTTCGGCATCCCGATCGGCCTCCTCGTCTTCTTCAGCGAGGTCCCGGTCCTGCCGACCGGCACCGCGCGGCGGATCGACTTCCTCGCCCCGGGCGTCCTCTCCCTCGCGGTGATGTCGACGGCGATGGTGAGCCTCGGGATCGCCACGGGCTTCGAGCGCAGCTACGGCGTGCTGAAGCGGCTCGGCGCCACCCCCCTCGGGCGGCGGCGGCTCCTCGCCGCCAAGATCGCCGCGGTCCTCGCCGTCGAGTGCGTCCAGGTGCTCGTCATCGGGGGCATCGCTGCGGGGCTCGGCTGGCGGCCGCCGAGCTCGACCGGTCTCGGCGTGCTCGCCGCGCTGGTCGCCACCGTCGCATTCGGCGGCATCGGCCTCCTGCTCGCCGGGACCCTCCGTGCCGAGGTCAACCTGGCGGTCGTGAACGGACTGTACGTGCTCCTCCTCCTCCTCGGCGGGATCGTCTTCCCGCTCGACAGGCTCGGCGGCGGCGCGCCCGTCGCGCGGGCGCTGCCGGCCGGCGCGCTCTCGGAGGTGCTGCACGGGACGCTCGGCGCGGGCGGCGGCGCGCCCGCCGGCGCGTGGGCCGCGCTCGGAGCGTGGGCCGTCCTCGCCCCCGCGCTCGCCGCCGCCACCTTCCGCTTCGAGTGACCTCGAGCCCGCTCGCAGCGGCGCTCCGCCCCGGCCCGAGGCGAGGCACCTCCTCGGGCCTTCTACGATGGGGCGCGGTGCGCTCCACTCGCGTCAGCCCTGCCGCGTTCGCCTGGATCGCCTCCCTCGCCGTCGTGTGCTTCGCGCTCCTCGTCGCGACCGGCGGCGCGGTGCGCCTCACCGGGTCGGGGCTCGGCTGCCCCGACTGGCCCAGCTGCTACGCACACCGCTTCACCGCGGCGGCCTCCTTCCACCCGATCGTCGAGTTCTCCAACCGCGTCGTCACGGTCGCCGTGACCGTCGTCTCCGCGGTCGCGTTCGTGGCGGCCTGGCGCCGCGAGCCCGTGCGCCGCGACCTCGTCGTCCTGTCCGGCGGGCTCGTGGCCGGCATCGTCGCCCAGATCGTGCTGGGGGGGCTCGTCGTGCTCTTCAGGCTGAACCCCTACCTCGTTGCGCTCCACTTCCTCCTCACCTTCGCCGTGCTCGGCGACGCCCTCGTGCTCGCGCACCTCGCACGATCCCCTCGGACCCCCCGCGAGCCGCTCGTCGGGCGCGACCTCCTCTGGCTGTCGCGACTCGAGCTCGGGACCTTCGCGCTGCTCGTGACCATCGGCACCGTCGTGACCGGCGCAGGACCGCACGCCGGCGGCCCCGGCGCGAAGCGGATCGACGTCGCGTTCCGCGACATCGCCGAGCTGCACTCGACCGTCGCGCTCTTCCTCATCGGCGGCGTCCTCGCGACCCTCTTCGCCCTCCACCAGGCGGGCGCTCCCGCCCCCGTGCAGCGCCGTGCGCGGCGCCTGCTCGAGGTGCTCGCGCTGCAGGGCGCCCTCGGCTACATGCAGTACTTCCTCCACGACGCCGCCACGGTCGTCGAGCTCCACCTCATCGGGGCGACGATCGCGTGGTGCGCGTTCGTCGGCTACTACCTGTCGCTGCACCGCCACCCGGCGACCGCGCCGGCCGCCGGACTCGGCGCCGAGGAGCCCGCCGCGCTCCTCAGACCGGTCGCAGGCGTGCGCGCGCCGTGAGCGAGCCCCTCCTTCCCAGCGCGCGGGCCGAGGGCGAGGGCCGCGTGGGCTCGACCGGGACGCTGACGCGCCTCGCGCACGACGAGGAGGTCGGGGAGGAGACGCGTGCCGACCACCCCTGGCTCGTCGTCGTCTGGAACGACCCGATCAACCTCATGAGCTACGTGACCTACGTGTTCCAGAAGCTCTTCGGTTACTCGCGCGAGAAGGCGACGAAGCTCATGCTCGACGTGCACCACAAAGGACGCGCCGTCGTCGCGAGCGGGCCGCGGGAGCGGGCCGAGCTCGACGTCGCCCGCCTGCACCGTCACGGGCTGTGGGCGACGCTGGAGCACCCCGATTGACGCGGCGGCGCCACCTGTTCCGCCCGAGCGCCCGAGGCGGCTTCGACGTCGAGCTGCGCGAGGACGAGCGCGCGCTGCTGGCGGCGCTCCCGGCGCGGCTGATCGCGGCGCTCGAGCGGGTCGGCGCGAGCGACGCGCCGGTGCCCGAGAGCCTGCGGCGCCTCCTCCCCCCCGCCTACCTGACCGACGCCGCGGCCGAGTCGGCCTACGTCCGGCTCGTGCGCAGCGAACTCGTCGCCGAGCACCGGGCGGCGCTCGACCTGCTCGTCGCAACGGCCGGGACGACCCACCTTCGTGCGAGCGAGCTCGAGTCCTGGCTGCTCGCCGTCAACGACCTGCGGCTCGTGCTCGGGACCTCCCTCGAGGTGACCGAGGACGTACGCGAGCTCGACCCCGACGATGCGCGCTACGGCGAGTGGGTCTGCTACCACTACCTCTCCTACCTCGCCGAGGAGGCGGTCGAGGCCTTGAGCGGGCTGCTGCCGCCCGCCAACCCGCTGGCAGGGGACGACCTGCCCGACGACCCGTGGGGCGACCCGCCCGGCGGGCTGCGCTGGGACGGCACGCCTGCACCGGGCGGATGACCGCCGCCCTGCCCCGTCTCGTCACCCTCATGGGGTCCGGCGAGCTGGCCCCGACCATGGTGAAGGTCCACCGCTCCCTCCTCGGACGCCTCGGTCCGCCGCCGGTCCCCGCGCTCCTCCTCGACACCCCCTTCGGCTTCCAGGAGAACGCCGGCGAGCTCGCCGCCAAGGCGGTGCGGTACTTCGCCGAGAGCCTGCGCACGAAGCTCGAGGTGGCGAGCCTCGACCGGCCGGCGGCCGGGGAGCCGGACACCGGCGTGCTCGCCGAGGAGGAGCTCGCGCTGCAGCTGCGCAGGGCCCGCTACGTCTTCTCGGGCCCGGGCAGCCCGAGCTACGCACTGCGGCGCTGGCGGGGGACGGTCGTCCCGCAGCTCCTCGCCGACAAGCTCGCCCACGGCGGGGCGGTCACCTTCGCGAGCGCCGCGGCGCTCACCCTCGGCGCCTACACCGTCCCCGTGTACGAGGTCTACAAGGTCGGCGAGGACCCCCACTGGCTCGAAGGGCTCGACGTGCTCAAGGTCGCGGGACTGAAGGTGGCGGTCATCCCGCACTTCAACAACGCCGAGGGGGGGACCCACGACACGCGCTTTTGCTACCTCGGCGAGCGACGGCTGCGCTGCATGGAGGAGCAGCTCCCCCCGGACTGCTTCGTGCTCGGGATCGACGAGCACACGGCGCTCGCGTGCGACCTCGACGCCCGACTCGCGACGATCGAGGGTCTCGGGCTCGTGACGGTGCGCCACGCGGGACGATCCACCACCTTCGAGCCGGGGGTGGTGCCGCTCGACGCGCTGGCCGAGG
This genomic interval carries:
- a CDS encoding ABC transporter ATP-binding protein; protein product: MPSIEVQDLVVRYGARVAVDRVSFVVDPGEVVALLGRNGAGKTTTVETLEGYRRPDEGRVRVLGLDPVAHHDALVGRIGVMLQGGGLYPMMPPERAIRLFAAYYEHPRDPAELVELLGLAEVARTPAKRLSGGERQRLSLALALVGRPEVVFLDEPTAGVDPSGRLVIRRVVADLRAEGAAVLLTTHELAEAERIADRVVILERGRVVASGAPGDLAAPEAAIRFAASGRVDLDALGEALHAPVTEEAPGRYRVAAVPDPTTVATLTAWLADHDVALADLRTGGRSLEEVFLELVGPDGDGLGAR
- a CDS encoding SCO6880 family protein, with product MRPEAARRVSFGPRDRRGLIAGVRSSQALLLATVLVAAVALLRTLRLALGVPLALVLVLAALALAFWPVRGRTLEEWLPVVAGFSRKALSGASREVVAIERGPGGRRAPGPLAAFELLEVESAALGRFGALLDRGEGRLSAVLEVGGEGFALLGDAERTARVARWSSLLAGQVRSGSLARLQWIERTLPDRGELYRARLAQAAPNDSPALLRARRSYASLLDAEVAATLVHELLLVVSVDGPRADRHDERAARAAATLAGVLRGLREACEEAGLSVQRVPSRAALAALVSRGVDPQGRARSSWPWPVAIEEQWSMFRTDGTWHATYWIAEWPRAAVGTDFLHPLLVGARLRRAVSLVMAPVAPHVAARAVEHARTASAADAALRRQHGFALTARRRREQEAVLRREVELADGHAAFRFSGYVTVSAADPAALEPSCEALERAAAACHLELQRLYGNQAEAFCCSLPVGRGCSP
- the clpS gene encoding ATP-dependent Clp protease adapter ClpS — its product is MSEPLLPSARAEGEGRVGSTGTLTRLAHDEEVGEETRADHPWLVVVWNDPINLMSYVTYVFQKLFGYSREKATKLMLDVHHKGRAVVASGPRERAELDVARLHRHGLWATLEHPD
- a CDS encoding ATP-binding protein, with translation MHRARRSAQLNALVQVSTLELAVAAAAVAAALVLAAALGRRRSARPLRQRLLDLGSRLGAEPPTSEPRSLEEAMSHLERATEAAAETVAEASAEAIRLRRALDRLDQAVIVCDERGEAVFRNSRAIGLLANRHADALAAQAVDELLAQAASGGPSERTLELYGPPRRSLHMRAESIDNGQRSIGVIAVIEDVSDRRRLEEVRRDFVANVSHELKTPMGALGLLAETLLAETEPEVSRRLAQRIHTEAFRISRIIDDLLDLSRIESESSPPREPVLVNLVMAEAAERVRAAAEQRQVTVKLEEPDPPLAVLGDRRQLTSAVYNLLENAVKFSYEGGVVLCSGAVEGDEAVIAVTDRGIGIPSRDLERIFERFYRVDHGRSRSTGGTGLGLAIVRHVAQNHHGSVTVESREGEGATFTLRLPLHGRGEP
- a CDS encoding DUF6112 family protein codes for the protein MSHRIALATAGLSLDPSAGALPGSHTLEQLANGLGFWALLASLVGLVVGAAAWALGSHTNNYQHAATGRRAVLVSGAAALVIGAAPTVLNFLFRAGQSFH
- a CDS encoding response regulator transcription factor, coding for MSGPTTEHASSGQINVLLVEDEESFVDALVVGLEREGFALTVARDGMEALARFQEHEPDLVLLDVMLPRMSGIDVCRSIRSRSSVPIIMVTAKSTEIDTVVGLEVGADDYVAKPYRLRELVSRMRAVLRRTPRELPPAAPRESAPAAPPAAGNVLEVAGVRLDLDRHECTVRGQEVSLPLKEFELLEHLLLNAGRVVTRDSLIDRVWGLDYVGDTKTLDVHVKRLRSKIEPDPSRPTLITTVRGVGYRFEVPRPR
- a CDS encoding COX15/CtaA family protein, with product MRSTRVSPAAFAWIASLAVVCFALLVATGGAVRLTGSGLGCPDWPSCYAHRFTAAASFHPIVEFSNRVVTVAVTVVSAVAFVAAWRREPVRRDLVVLSGGLVAGIVAQIVLGGLVVLFRLNPYLVALHFLLTFAVLGDALVLAHLARSPRTPREPLVGRDLLWLSRLELGTFALLVTIGTVVTGAGPHAGGPGAKRIDVAFRDIAELHSTVALFLIGGVLATLFALHQAGAPAPVQRRARRLLEVLALQGALGYMQYFLHDAATVVELHLIGATIAWCAFVGYYLSLHRHPATAPAAGLGAEEPAALLRPVAGVRAP
- a CDS encoding ABC transporter permease → MSRRALAAQFAAEVRMTLERGESLLVTFGIPIGLLVFFSEVPVLPTGTARRIDFLAPGVLSLAVMSTAMVSLGIATGFERSYGVLKRLGATPLGRRRLLAAKIAAVLAVECVQVLVIGGIAAGLGWRPPSSTGLGVLAALVATVAFGGIGLLLAGTLRAEVNLAVVNGLYVLLLLLGGIVFPLDRLGGGAPVARALPAGALSEVLHGTLGAGGGAPAGAWAALGAWAVLAPALAAATFRFE
- a CDS encoding DUF2017 family protein, whose protein sequence is MTRRRHLFRPSARGGFDVELREDERALLAALPARLIAALERVGASDAPVPESLRRLLPPAYLTDAAAESAYVRLVRSELVAEHRAALDLLVATAGTTHLRASELESWLLAVNDLRLVLGTSLEVTEDVRELDPDDARYGEWVCYHYLSYLAEEAVEALSGLLPPANPLAGDDLPDDPWGDPPGGLRWDGTPAPGG